A window of Cinclus cinclus chromosome 17, bCinCin1.1, whole genome shotgun sequence genomic DNA:
ggAACAAAATGCTGTGCCCTTGCTGTGCCCTttggcacaggcacagcagagttGCTATAAGCACTAGAACGATCAAGCCTCCAATACATATTATGTGATGCAATAAGGGTGTGACGGTCCATGGCAGCCTAGGATGGAGTAGCTTGGGCTCATTCTGCCCACCCAGCCCATAATCCAGAAAATACAGGGTAAACtacctctccttttccttccactgtcccacactttctgtgctttgctttctgGAGGGCCAAGTGCTCTCTGGGGCACATAGAAATGCAAAGTGAGTGCTGGTCTTGGCTAACTTATGGCGTTCTTACACACAATCTTTTATCTTGTCCCAAGTGGGTGGCCATGTGGATTTTGAAGATTTTGTTGAGCTGATGGGACCAAAGCTTCTAGCAGAGACTGCAGACATGATTGGTGTAAAAGAACTCCGTGATGCCTTCAGAGAGGTGAGTGATCCCTTCCGCGTGCCCCCATAGAGGTGAGCAACACAAGACAGGATAGAGAGAAGACCcactggagaagaggagaagaggaggaggaggaagaggaggaggaggaggagagagagagcagcagTGGAAGACCTAGAAAGAGCCCAGTCAGGCATGGAATAAGGGAGGAGCAGAGAACATTGCTAAGATAAGGGAACTCTTGAGgcaaggaagagaaaagctgGTGCAGACACAGCATTTGCAAGGGTTTTCTGAGGAGAAAAGACAGACTGGATCCAAAAGACAcccaaaggagaaaaaggagggacATGAAAGCAATGGAGAAAATATAGGGCTCTCAGGAGCAGGACAATACAAAAAAACAGCTCAAAGCAAGATCTGTTTCCTTTAACTGTATTTCCTCTGCTGGTACTTTTCATGTACTTGCAGTTTGACACCAATGGTGATGGGGAGATCAGCACCAGTGAGCTGCGAGAAGCCATGAAGAAACTTCTAGGGCAGCAGGTGGGTCACCGGGATATTGAAGAGATCATCCGGGACGTGGATCTGAATGGAGATGGGCGTGTTGATTTTGAAGGTGAGAAGGGATCAACGCACGCTGTCCATCTGCTCTGGTGTGAGTCAGAGTTGCAGATAAGAACCTGAAGTGGAAGATTTGTATGCTCAGAGCCCAGGGTTCTGAagtatgggggaaaaaattaattttttcagacAGATGAATTGTTCATTTGTGTTTCATCTCTTGCTGCATCTCAGTTTTGATTCGGTCTCCATAATTCTAGCACGGTAAGAGATAGAACCTGTCATACAGAAGCAGATCCTGGTGCACACATGCTATGCCTGCCATTGTTTTGTGgggcattttcctttctttaaatcTATTGCAAGTGCTGTGAGGTGTCTGGATTGCTTTGGAGAATGCATTGCACCTTCAAGTTCCTCTGGCTCACCTTTGTTATATGGGTTTACAGAGAATTAGTTTCTTTGCCTTTATGCCAGAAGATGGTCTCATGCCAGCTGTGCTCACTAAGACTGCAGATATCTGATTTATAGGTATCATGTTAAATCCTAGagataattaatttcttctcacGGTTTTCATGCCAGAAGGACTTTGAAAAATAAGAGTGGTTAGGTTGCTATCCTAGACATTAGCTGTGGCAGGAGTGGTAATAATAGAGGCCAGTGTTTCTGGCAAGGAAACAGTTGATATCAGACAGCTAAGAAGATATAAGAGCTGGAAGGTGTGAGAGTGTggcaggcttttttttccctggtagGAATCCAGATGTCCCTTTGCAGCAAGGGTAAAGTACAGGAACTataaaattaaagtaaaattgACATAATATTTTTTGGCTCAGCAGCATTCCTGGGTCTCCTACATGACAAGGCATCTCAGTCCTCAGGATTACTGAAGCCTCTGAGGGCTTTGAAAATATTAGAATACCACCAGTATCTTCCTAGAAAGTATCTGGTAGCTGCAGTTGTTCTAATGCACTGGCTGATTACATGACAGCAGCTCTTCTTGTTTCCCACAGCTAAATTATGTTAGACAGCTAAAATACATGAAATGTTATCCCACTATCAATTTCTCTGTGAGTTACCACTTTAGTTGTCAAAGGACACCTCCATCAATGAAAAAGGAGAAGTCAAGGGGGTAATTTCCACTGCCCTCCTCTTTGCAGAGTCATTAGTTCCTCGGCAATTCAAGTGCAGaatgaaaacacatttataTTTCATGGCATTTACACTCAATTTGAACAATTGCAATTGACTTCACAAACTGCAGGGTAGTCAAGAAATAGATCCAGGGTATCCTTACAGTTATCTGTAAGGATAGCTTATCCTTATCCTTATCCTTATCCTTACATGTATCTTTAAAAACAAGAGGTCCCTTAAAGTAAAATTTTCTCTACAAGAATGCCAGTATCTAGCAAAACTCACATGCTTTCCCACACTGGTATCTCTGTGAAGTGGCAATTTTACTAAGAAATCATACTGTATTCTCAAAACCATAAATCAAGGTTCCCTGAAATTACAGTGAAGGGAGACAATGCTTGCTGTAGTGTTGCACAAAGAGTTGCTTGTGCAAACAAGACTGTAGGTTGCTGGGAAGGAGTCCAAGGCAATAAATTGCCCTGTTAGAGGGATCTTATCACCATATCTAATGCCAGGATTAAAACCCATGTTGTGTGAGCTCTCAGGGCCAGTCTTGGAGCACACAGA
This region includes:
- the CABP1 gene encoding calcium-binding protein 1 isoform X4, translated to MGNCVKSPLRNLSKKDRELRPEEIEELREAFKEFDKDKDGFINCRDLGNCMRTMGYMPTEMELIELSQQINMNLGGHVDFEDFVELMGPKLLAETADMIGVKELRDAFREFDTNGDGEISTSELREAMKKLLGQQVGHRDIEEIIRDVDLNGDGRVDFEEFVRMMSR